aactacgacttgagaccaatcaaagatgaaaTTGCTGCATTCCACACCAGCACATGCTTATTGTTAAATTTTCATTCTGGGgcgtctcagcttctcaggagaaaaagatcctaaggaaaagatattttaataaaagatATCTGTGACAGGACCGTGAGTACTGGAATACCTGGGAAtacaggagaggggctgggattgggatcaggaatcAGAAAATGGCAACGGGACAGGGAATAGAGGAATGGGAATTGGGGACAGGAATAGGAAAAGGGGAACGGGACAGGGAATACGGGAATGGCATCCAGATAGAGAatatgggacagggacaagtaTTGAACCAGGAATGGGATCTGGACTCGGAtgagagcaggatcctggacaggggacagcaggaaccaGGACGGGAGGacgtggggacactgccagggcagggggtccttgatctgctgccccagatggagctgctgggcctggggtgcccaaagccctgaggagcccccaaatctgtcccaggCACCCTCAACTCCATGGACCCAGCATCCCCCTCATGCCCATCCTTGTTTCAGTTCAACGTCTTTAATACTGCCCCCCTGGGCTCACTGGGGACCATCCAGGGCAGATCCTCCCATGGTGGAGAAGATATCCATGCCTATCTAGTGTTGCTGAAGGCCACCACAGGTtggaaaaaatgacagaaaaaataacAGATAAAAACTTTTGATATCAGAACGTTGACAAATGTGGTCTCCACAATGGATTTCTGATCTTCGACTGCAGATAAATTCAGGTGACCACGGGGAgccaggaggatgtggagcccccagccaggtgtctTCGCAACAGGGATCAAGAGGGTTCCCCCCACCTGGGCtcactgggaaccatccagagcAGATCCTCCCGTGTGAGAtgaagctggagcagcgcacggagctcttcccacccagggctgccctcagtgctggctcttcTGGTGTCTGGTCATGCTGCTGCTTGtggtgaagcccttcccacactggggacacttgtgGGGTATCTCCCCGGTGTGTATGCGCCCGTGGGCGATGAGGTGGGACTTGTGCTTGAATCCCACACCACATTCGGGACagcagaagggcctctcgtccgtgtggatgcgctggtgcctgaggagctgagacgaggtgtaaaagcccttctggcactgatcacacttgtagggtctctccccagtgtggcttcTGAGGTGGActgtcaggctggagctctggatgAAAcgcttcccacactggggacattcaTAGGGCCTCTCACCGGTGTGGATGCTCCTCAGGTGGGCAGTCAGGTGGGAGCTCgctctgaagcccttcccacactggggacactggtaggGCCTCTcgccggtgtggatgcgccggtggatgATGAGGGcagagttgtgcttgaatcccaccccacattcAGGACAGCGGAAAGGCTTCTCGtctgtgtggatgcgctggtgcctgaggagttcagacgaggtgtaaaagcccttctggcactgatcacactcgtagggcctctccccggtgtgacTCCTCAGGTGCacagtcaggctggagctgtgtatgaagctcttcccacactgatcacactcgtagggccccTCCCCGGTGTGGCTGCGCCGGTGCTTGTTGAGGGCAGAGTTgtgcctgaagcccttcccgcactcACGGCAGTGGAACGGCCTCTCCTCGCTGTGAATGAGCTGGTGActgaggagattggagctgctccGAAACCGTTTCCTGCACTgaccacactcgtagggcctctccccggtgtggatcatccGGTGCCTGTTGAGGTCGGAGACGCTTTTGAAGGCcatcccgcagtcggggcactggaagggcctctcgtccgtgtgtgagCGCTGGTGCACCACGAGATCAGAGCTGCTCACAAACCTCTTCTTGCACTGGtcacactcgtagggtcgttcccctgtgtggctcctctggtggtAAGTCAGTTTGGACTTGGACATGAAACTCTTCccgcactccccacactcatagggcctctccccggtgtggctgcTCAGGTGGGCTCTCAGGTGGGACCTctctctgaagctcttcccacactggggacactcatagggcctctccccggtgtggctcctcaggtgggcagtcaggctggagctcaccctgaagctcttcccacactggggacactcgtggggtctctccccagtgtggatgcgccggtgggtgatcaGAGCCTCCTTGCGCCTGAAGCTCTGCCCGCAGTCAGGGCAGTGGAacggcctctcctcggtgtggatgagctggtgctggaggagatgggagctccTCAGgaacctcttctggcactgatcacactcatagggcctctccccggtgtggctcctcaggtgggcagtcaggctggagctcactctgaagctcttcccacactggggacacgcGTGGGGTccctccccggtgtggatgcgccggtgggtgatcaAGGCGGACTTttgcctgaagcccttcccgcagtcacggcagtggaacggcctctcctcgctgtgaatgagctggtgacggaggagactggagctgctcaggaacCTCTTattgcactgatcacactcgtagggtccttcccccgtgtggctcctcaggtggactGAAAAGTTGGAGCTGTCTCTAaagctctgcccacactccccacacttatagggcttctccccggtgtggattcGCTGGTGGGTGACGAGCCTGGACTTTTGCCTGAATCCCTTTCCGCAatcgggacagcggaagggcctctccttgGTGTGAATGCGCTGGTGAATGATGAGATGGGAGTTGGTGTAAAATCTCTGATGGCATTCATCACACTCATAGGgcttctccccggtgtggctcctcaggtggatAATGAGATTGGAGCTCTTGGTGAAACTCTTGCCACACTGgagacactcatagggcctctccccagtgtggatcctcaggtgcacagtcaggctggagctgtgggtgaaactcttcccacactggggacactcatacgGTCGCTCCCCAGTGTGAATGCGCCGGTGGGTGGTGAGAGCGGAATTGtccctgaatcccttcccacaatCAGGACAGCGGAACGGCCGCTCCTCGGTGTGAACCCGCTGGTGACTACGAAGATTGGAGCTGCTCAAGAACCTCTTCTTGCACTGGTGACACTCGTAGGGTCGTTCCcccgtgtggctcctcaggtgggcagTCAGTTTGGACCTACACCTgaaactcttcccacactcggagcacttgtggggcttctcctccccatcctggagctgctcttggacccccagctctgagctctgaccctgctccaggctgggtttttccccctcagatcccgtgtgggttctctggtgcacaatcaggcaggatctcctcttgaagctcttcccacactcggagcacttgtggggcttctcctccccttcctggagctgctcacggggccccagctcggatctctgagcccctccatggcccaggctggctctttccccctcggatccccgcgctctgcctttgcagcccctcctgctcagggatctccgcggcttctcctccccgttggcttctccctgccgagccgtggagccgctccaaacggcctctgccaccggctcctcgctgctctccatgctcagctcctgctcgggggAGCAAAGACAAGGaaacgatgggatttgcccccgtggggacaaggacacgatgggatttgcccccacggggacaaggacacgatgggatttgcccccgtggggacaaggacacgatgggatttgcccccacggggacaaggacacgatgggatttgcccccgtggggacaaggacacgatgggatttgcccccacggggacaaggacacgatgggatttgcctcccctgccccccacaaaaaccctTCCCGAGTCCCCCGCGATGGGGtcgggcccagctccccctctccgctcacctgcgggctccgggcggcgatgccggcggggccggggcagctgcggccggaGCGCGGGAACCGCGCGGTGTTGGggcgcctcttcctcccggtGTTCCTGTTCCGTAgtccctccttttcctttgtccctcctcttcctcctcctccttctccccctcctcttcctcccgctcctcctccactcTGAGTCCGGCCCGTGCAGCGCCGGCACCCAAAAGCAGGGGGGGAGCGAGGGCGTGGTTATGCAAATCAGGGAGCGATAGCGCGCTCAGATTGGTGGCAGGGAGGAGCACAGGGTTTGCTCGGTGACGTCATGGCTGGAGGGGACCGCGAATGGGAATGGGtaccaggaaaggaaaagggacccTGTGGTGGTCTCAGGGGTCCCAAGATGAGGGAGGGATGAAAATTTTGACTCcgtgtttttattttcagaaagacgatttattattttatgatatacatagtacagtaaaagaaaatgctaTATTAAAGGTATATGAAAGTAATAGAAAActaagatttcatcagaaagctagaaaaTAATAAGAAACAATGATCATAAAATCTTGTGAGTAACCAAATTTCAAGACAGCTAAACTGTGATTGGTCCTTCATTACCAACAACCTCActagaccaatcaaagatgaaattgctgcattccacagcaccaGATAATTAGTGTTTATAGCTTAATTTTAGAGGCCATTCAGcatctcaggagaaaaagatcctaaggaaaggattttttaataaaatatgtccgtgacacatttcatttaaaTGGAGCGTGAAtactggactgggattgggaatcaggagaggggctgggattgggatcaggaatcagaaaatgggaaggggacacggaatagagaaatgggaattggggactGGAATAGGAAAAGGGGAACAGGACAGGGAATACGGGAATGGCATCCAGATAGAGAATATGGGACAGGAACAAGTATTGAACCAGGAATGGGATCTGGACTCGGAtgagagcaggatcctggacaggggacagcaggaaccaGGACGGGAGGacgtggggacactgccagggcagggggtccTTGATCTGCTGCCCCaaatggagctgctgggcctggggtgcccaaagccctgaggagcccccaaatctgtcccaggCACCCTCAACTCCATGGACCCAGCATCCCCCTCATGCCCATCCTTGCTTTATTTTAATGTCTACATTTTCAACCTCAGATTTGGCTGTTTGgaaaggacaaagagaaataaaaagaaaatctaggCCGTGCCGAGCCAGGAGGATGTTGAGCCATCAGCCAGGTGTTCTCCAAACAGGGATCACCTGGGCTCTGCCCCCCTGGGCCCACTGGAATCATCCAGAGCAGATTCTCCAATGGTGGAGAAGACATCCAAGGATATCTAGTGTTGCTTAATACCACCAAAATTTGgacaaaatgagatttttcaagGGTCAGAAGTTGACAAATCCCGGAGGATGCGGAGCCTTTAGCCAGGTGTCCTCCAAACAGGGATCAAGGGGGTTCTGCTCACCTGGGCTCACAGGGGATCCTCCCACGGGGGATGGATTGATATTGGAGAAGACATCCAAGGCTATCTAGTGTTGCTGAATATCACCAAAAGATGGtaataaaaaaaaggacaaaattttTCTAGGGTCAGAAGTTGACAAATGTGCTCTCCACAACGGATTTCTGATCTTGGACTGCGGATGAGTTCAGGTGACCACGGGGAgccaggaggatgtggagcccccagccaggtgtctTCTCAACAGGGATCAAGggggctctgcccagctgggcTCACTGGGGATGATCCAGCACTGATCCTCCCgtgtgagatggagctggagcagcgcacggagctcttcccacccagggctgccctcagtgctggctcttcTGGTGTCTGGTCATGCTGCTGCTTGtggtgaagcccttcccacactggggacactggtagggtctctccccggtgtggctgcGCCGGTGGGcgatgagggtggagttgtgcttgaatcccaccccacattcgggacagcggaagggcctctcgtccgtgtggatgcgctggtgcatGCGGAGATCACACGAGGTGTTAAagcccttctggcactgatcacacttgtagggcctctccccggtgtggcttcTGAGATGGATAGTCCGGCTGGAGCTGtctctgaagcccttcccacactgggggcacttgtagggtctctccccggtgtggatcctcCTGTGTTTGACGAGGGTTGACTTCTctttgaatcccaccccacaatcgggacagcggaagggcctctcgtccgtgtggatgcgctggtggacAAGGAGATCAGACGAGGTGTAAAagcccttctggcactgatcacactcgtagggcctctccccggtgtggcttcTGAGGTGGacagtcaggctggagctctggatgaaactcttcccacactggggacactcctgGAGTCCCTcgccagtgtggatgcgccggtgggtgttGAGGTGGGACGTGCgtctgaagcccttcccgcactcACGGCAGCGGAacggcctctcctcggtgtgggTGATCTGGTGActgaggagattggagctgctccGAAAGCGTTTCCTGCACTgaccacactcgtagggcctctccccggtgtggatgcgccggtgctgGTTGAGGTCGGAGACGCTTTTGAAGCGCTTCCTgcagtcggggcactggaagggcctctcgtctgAGTGTGAGCGCTGGTGCACCACGAGTTCAGAGCTGCTCCTAAACCTCTTCTTGCACTGGTCACACTCGTAGGGTCGCTCCCccgtgtggctcctctggtggtAAGTCAGTTTGTACTTGGACATGAAACTCTTCccgcactccccacactcaaagggcctctccccggtgtggctcctcaggtgcacagtcaggctggagctcgctctgaagctcttcccacactggggacactcgtggggtctctccccagtgtggatgcgccggtgggtgatcaGAGTGgacttttgcctgaagctctgCCCGCAGTCTCGACAGTGGAacggcctctcctcggtgtggatGAGCTTGTGATGGAGGAGGTTGGTGCTGGTCAGGAACCTCTTattgcactgatcacactcgtagggcctctccccggtgtggatcatccGGTGCCTGTTCAGGGTGGAGACGAggttgaagcccttcccgcagtcggggcactggaagggcctctcgtccgtgtgtgagcgctggtgcaccaggagctcagagctcctcacaaacctcttctggcactggtcacactcgtagggtcgttcccccgtgtgggttctctggtggGCTGAAAGGCTGGAACTATGTCTAaagctctgcccacactccccacacctatagggcttctccccagtgtggattcGCTGGTGGACGACGAGGCTGGACCTTTCCCTGAATCCGTTTCCACAATCAGGACAGCAAAATGGCCGCTCGTTGGTGTGAATGCGCTGGTGAATGACGAGATCGGACTTGGTGTAAAACCTCTGATGGCATTCAGCACATTCAAAGGgactctccccggtgtggctcctcaggtgggcagTCAGTTTGGACCTACACCTgaaactcttcccacactcggagcacttgtggggcttctcctccccaccctggagctgctcatggacccccagctctgagctctgaccctgctccaggctgggtttttccccctcagatcccgtgtgggttctctggtgcacaatcaggcaggatctcctcttgaagctcttcccacactcggagcacttgtggggcttctcctccccaccctggagctgctcacggggccccagctcggatctctgagcccctccatggcccgggctggctctttccccctcggatccccgcactctgcctttgcagcccctcctgctcagggatctccgcggcttctcctccccgttggcttctccctgccgagccgtggagccgctccaaacggcctctgccaccggctcctcgctgctctccatgctcagctcctgctcggggggagcaaggacaaggacacgatgggatttgcccccgtggggacaaggacacgatgggatttgcccccgtggggacaaggacacgatgggatttgcccccacgggacaaaggacacgatgggatttgcccccgtggggacaaggacacgatgggatttgcctccccctccccccataaaaaaccctcccggagccccccgcgatggggtcgggcccagctccccctctccgctcacctgcgggctccgggcggcgatgccggcggggccggggcagctgcggccggaGCGCGGGAACCGCGTGGTGTTGGGACGCCTCTTCCTCCCGGTGTTTCTGTTTcgttgtccctcctcttcctttgtccctcctcttcctttgtccctcctcctcctgcttctcttcccCCGCTCCGACTCCGCTCCGAGTCCGGCCCGGGCGGCTCCGGCACCCAAAAGCAGGCGGGGAGCGAGGGCGTGGTTATGCAAATACCAGAGCGATCGCGCGCTGGGATTGGTGGGAGGGAGGAGCGCAGGGTTTGCTGGGTGACGTCATTGctgggaccgggaccgggaatCGGgaccaggaatggggacagggaccaggaaggaaaagggaccCTGTTGTGTTCTCAGGGCTCCCAGGATGGGGGAAGAGATTAAAGTTTTGACTCcgtgtttttattttcagaaagctcatttattattttattattgataTACTATATTAGAAGAAAATACTATGTTAAAACACTAATAAAGAATAGAGAATAGGATTTCATAttaaggcttgaaaggaatgataataaaatcttgtgagtgaccagagagtctgagacagctgagctttgactggccattaattacaaacaaccacatgagaccaatcaaagatgaaaTGGCAGCATTCCACATCACCAGATAATTAGTGTTTAAATTTCGTTcttgaggtctctcagcttctaaagagaaaaagaccctaaggaaaaaacattttaataaaatatatctgTGACAGGAGCATGAATACTGGACTGGGAAtacaggagaggggctgggattgggatcaggaatcAGAAAATGGGAACGGGACAGGGAATAGAGGAATGGGAATTGGGGACAGGAATAGGAAAAGGGGAACGGGACAGGGAATACGGGAATGGCATCCAGATAGAGAatatgggacagggacaagtaTTGAACCAGGAATGGGATCTGGACTCGGAtgagagcaggatcctggacaggggacagcaggaaccaGGACGGGAGGacgtggggacactgccagggcagggggtccttgatctgctgccccagatggagctgctgggcctggggtgcccaaagccctgaggagcccccaaatctgtcccaggCACCCTCAACTCCATGGACCCAGCATCCCCCTCATGCCCATCCTTGTTTCAGTTCAACGTCTTTAATACTGCCCCCCTGGGCTCACTGGGGACCATCCAGGGCAGATCCTCCCATGGTGGAGAAGATATCCATGCCTATCTAGTGTTGCTGAAGGCCACCACAGGTtggaaaaaatgacagaaaaaataacAGATAAAAACTTTTGATATCAGAACGTTGACAAATGTGGTCTCCACAATGGATTTCTGATCTTCGACTGCAGATAAATTCAGGTGACCACGGGGAgccaggaggatgtggagcccccagccaggtgtctTCGCAACAGGGATCAAGAGGGTTCCCCCCACCTGGGCtcactgggaaccatccagagcAGATCCTCCCGTG
This Zonotrichia albicollis isolate bZonAlb1 chromosome 32, bZonAlb1.hap1, whole genome shotgun sequence DNA region includes the following protein-coding sequences:
- the LOC141726102 gene encoding uncharacterized protein LOC141726102 isoform X3 → MESSEEPVAEAVWSGSTARQGEANGEEKPRRSLSRRGCKGRVRGSEGERASPGHGGAQRSELGPREQLQGGEEKPHKCSECGKSFKRRSCLIVHQRTHTGSEGEKPSLEQGQSSELGVHEQLQGGEEKPHKCSECGKSFRCRSKLTAHLRSHTGESPFECAECHQRFYTKSDLVIHQRIHTNERPFCCPDCGNGFRERSSLVVHQRIHTGEKPYRCGECGQSFRHSSSLSAHQRTHTGERPYECDQCQKRFVRSSELLVHQRSHTDERPFQCPDCGKGFNLVSTLNRHRMIHTGERPYECDQCNKRFLTSTNLLHHKLIHTEERPFHCRDCGQSFRQKSTLITHRRIHTGERPHECPQCGKSFRASSSLTVHLRSHTGERPFECGECGKSFMSKYKLTYHQRSHTGERPYECDQCKKRFRSSSELVVHQRSHSDERPFQCPDCRKRFKSVSDLNQHRRIHTGERPYECGQCRKRFRSSSNLLSHQITHTEERPFRCRECGKGFRRTSHLNTHRRIHTGEGLQECPQCGKSFIQSSSLTVHLRSHTGERPYECDQCQKGFYTSSDLLVHQRIHTDERPFRCPDCGVGFKEKSTLVKHRRIHTGERPYKCPQCGKGFRDSSSRTIHLRSHTGERPYKCDQCQKGFNTSSNLRSHQRVHTEERPFRCPDCGKGFRDNSALTTHRRIHTGERPYECPQCGKSFTHSSSLTVHLRIHTGERPFRCPDCGKGFRQKSRLVTHQRIHTGEKPYKCGECGQSFRDSSNFSVHLRSHTGEGPYECDQCNKRFLSSSSLLRHQLIHSEERPFHCRDCGKGFRQKSALITHRRIHTGEGPHACPQCGKSFRVSSSLTAHLRSHTGERPYECDQCQKRFLRSSHLLQHQLIHTEERPFHCPDCGQSFRRKEALITHRRIHTGERPHECPQCGKSFRVSSSLTAHLRSHTGERPYECPQCGKSFRERSHLRAHLSSHTGERPYECGECGKSFMSKSKLTYHQRSHTGERPYECDQCKKRFVSSSDLVVHQRSHTDERPFQCPDCGMAFKSVSDLNRHRMIHTGERPYECGQCRKRFRSSSNLLSHQLIHSEERPFHCRECGKGFRHNSALNKHRRSHTGEGPYECDQCGKSFIHSSSLTVHLRSHTGERPYECDQCQKGFYTSSELLRHQRIHTDEKPFRCPECGVGFKHNSALIIHRRIHTGERPYQCPQCGKGFRASSHLTAHLRSIHTGERPYECPQCGKRFIQSSSLTVHLRSHTGERPYKCDQCQKGFYTSSQLLRHQRIHTDERPFCCPECGVGFKHKSHLIAHGRIHTGEIPHKCPQCGKGFTTSSSMTRHQKSQH
- the LOC141726102 gene encoding uncharacterized protein LOC141726102 isoform X5 — its product is MESSEEPVAEAVWSGSTARQGEANGEEKPRRSLSRRGCKGRARGSEGERASLGHGGAQRSELGPREQLQEGEEKPHKCSECGKSFKRRSCLIVHQRTHTGSEGEKPSLEQGQSSELGVQEQLQDGEEKPHKCSECGKSFRCRSKLTAHLRSHTGERPYECHQCKKRFLSSSNLRSHQRVHTEERPFRCPDCGKGFRDNSALTTHRRIHTGERPYECPQCGKSFTHSSSLTVHLRIHTGERPYECLQCGKSFTKSSNLIIHLRSHTGEKPYECDECHQRFYTNSHLIIHQRIHTKERPFRCPDCGKGFRQKSRLVTHQRIHTGEKPYKCGECGQSFRDSSNFSVHLRSHTGEGPYECDQCNKRFLSSSSLLRHQLIHSEERPFHCRDCGKGFRQKSALITHRRIHTGEGPHACPQCGKSFRVSSSLTAHLRSHTGERPYECDQCQKRFLRSSHLLQHQLIHTEERPFHCPDCGQSFRRKEALITHRRIHTGERPHECPQCGKSFRVSSSLTAHLRSHTGERPYECPQCGKSFRERSHLRAHLSSHTGERPYECGECGKSFMSKSKLTYHQRSHTGERPYECDQCKKRFVSSSDLVVHQRSHTDERPFQCPDCGMAFKSVSDLNRHRMIHTGERPYECGQCRKRFRSSSNLLSHQLIHSEERPFHCRECGKGFRHNSALNKHRRSHTGEGPYECDQCGKSFIHSSSLTVHLRSHTGERPYECDQCQKGFYTSSELLRHQRIHTDEKPFRCPECGVGFKHNSALIIHRRIHTGERPYQCPQCGKGFRASSHLTAHLRSIHTGERPYECPQCGKRFIQSSSLTVHLRSHTGERPYKCDQCQKGFYTSSQLLRHQRIHTDERPFCCPECGVGFKHKSHLIAHGRIHTGEIPHKCECGKSFRWRSKLTAHLRSHTGERPFECAECHQRFCTNYNLVSHQRIHTNERPFCCPDCGKGFRQKSHLVIHRRIHTEERPYKCGECGKGFTLSSHLIVHHRSHTGERPYECHQCQKRFLSSSDLLVHQRSHSDERPFQCPDCGKGFKSVSHLNQHRRIQTGERPYECGQCRKRFRSSSNLLSHQLIHTEERPFHCRECGKAFRHNSVLNKHRRRHTGEGPYKCDQCQKGFYTSYDLLRHQRIHTDERPFRCPYCGVGFRYNSALIIHRRIHTGERPYQCPQCGKGFIASGSMTKHQKSQH
- the LOC141726102 gene encoding uncharacterized protein LOC141726102 isoform X1, with protein sequence MESSEEPVAEAVWSGSTARQGEANGEEKPRRSLSRRGCKGRARGSEGERASLGHGGAQRSELGPREQLQEGEEKPHKCSECGKSFKRRSCLIVHQRTHTGSEGEKPSLEQGQSSELGVQEQLQDGEEKPHKCSECGKSFRCRSKLTAHLRSHTGERPYECHQCKKRFLSSSNLRSHQRVHTEERPFRCPDCGKGFRDNSALTTHRRIHTGERPYECPQCGKSFTHSSSLTVHLRIHTGERPYECLQCGKSFTKSSNLIIHLRSHTGEKPYECDECHQRFYTNSHLIIHQRIHTKERPFRCPDCGKGFRQKSRLVTHQRIHTGEKPYKCGECGQSFRDSSNFSVHLRSHTGEGPYECDQCNKRFLSSSSLLRHQLIHSEERPFHCRDCGKGFRQKSALITHRRIHTGEGPHACPQCGKSFRVSSSLTAHLRSHTGERPYECDQCQKRFLRSSHLLQHQLIHTEERPFHCPDCGQSFRRKEALITHRRIHTGERPHECPQCGKSFRVSSSLTAHLRSHTGERPYECPQCGKSFRERSHLRAHLSSHTGERPYECGECGKSFMSKSKLTYHQRSHTGERPYECDQCKKRFVSSSDLVVHQRSHTDERPFQCPDCGMAFKSVSDLNRHRMIHTGERPYECGQCRKRFRSSSNLLSHQLIHSEERPFHCRECGKGFRHNSALNKHRRSHTGEGPYECDQCGKSFIHSSSLTVHLRSHTGERPYECDQCQKGFYTSSELLRHQRIHTDEKPFRCPECGVGFKHNSALIIHRRIHTGERPYQCPQCGKGFRASSHLTAHLRSIHTGERPYECPQCGKRFIQSSSLTVHLRSHTGERPYKCDQCQKGFYTSQKSHLVIHRRIHTEERPYKCGECGKGFTLSSHLIVHHRSHTGERPYECHQCQKRFLSSSDLLVHQRSHSDERPFQCPDCGKGFKSVSHLNQHRRIQTGERPYECGQCRKRFRSSSNLLSHQLIHTEERPFHCRECGKAFRHNSVLNKHRRRHTGEGPYKCDQCQKGFYTSYDLLRHQRIHTDERPFRCPYCGVGFRYNSALIIHRRIHTGERPYQCPQCGKGFIASGSMTKHQKSQH